From Streptomyces sp. TLI_105, the proteins below share one genomic window:
- the xdhC gene encoding xanthine dehydrogenase accessory protein XdhC, which produces MTWFAAVARLRERRESGVLVTVATVRGHAPRDAGAKLVVGRTETWGSIGGGNVEAVAIDRAREMIGASRPEPELLDFALNDKVTNQHGVQCCGGTVSVLLEPLPVVRAVAIFGVGHVGLELARILARQDLDLHLIDTRADTLAERRLDVLADAVARVRVHHTPLLPEEVLEELPHGTHVLIMTHDHAEDAALCDAALRTAHLGSIGLIGSAAKWGRFRKRLATEGGHDDAVIDRIKTPIGLADITGKEPATIAVSVAADLLRTFEAEDA; this is translated from the coding sequence ATGACGTGGTTCGCCGCGGTCGCGCGGCTGCGGGAACGCCGGGAGTCCGGCGTGCTCGTGACCGTCGCGACCGTGCGCGGCCATGCCCCGCGCGACGCCGGCGCGAAACTCGTGGTCGGCCGGACCGAGACCTGGGGCTCGATCGGCGGCGGCAACGTGGAGGCCGTGGCGATCGACCGGGCCCGGGAGATGATCGGCGCGTCCCGGCCGGAGCCGGAGCTGCTCGATTTCGCCCTGAACGACAAGGTGACCAACCAGCACGGTGTGCAGTGCTGCGGCGGCACGGTGTCGGTGCTGCTCGAACCGCTGCCGGTGGTACGGGCGGTGGCGATCTTCGGGGTCGGGCACGTCGGGCTCGAACTGGCGCGCATCCTGGCCCGCCAGGACCTCGACCTCCATCTGATCGACACGCGCGCCGACACCCTCGCCGAGCGGCGGCTCGACGTGCTCGCGGACGCGGTGGCGCGCGTGCGCGTGCACCACACGCCGCTGCTGCCCGAGGAGGTCCTCGAGGAACTCCCGCACGGCACGCACGTCCTGATCATGACCCATGACCACGCCGAGGACGCCGCCCTGTGCGACGCCGCCCTGCGCACGGCGCACCTCGGTTCCATCGGGCTGATCGGGTCGGCGGCCAAGTGGGGGCGGTTCCGCAAGCGCCTCGCCACCGAGGGGGGTCACGACGATGCCGTCATCGACCGGATCAAGACCCCGATCGGTCTTGCCGACATCACCGGCAAGGAACCCGCGACGATCGCCGTGAGCGTCGCCGCGGACCTGCTGCGCACCTTCGAGGCCGAAGACGCCTGA
- the xdhB gene encoding xanthine dehydrogenase molybdopterin binding subunit: MSQLSERPEKSVVGLPLPHESAVQHVTGTALYTDDLIHRTKDVLHAYPVQVMKAHGRITALRTAPALAVPGVVRVLTGADVPGVNDAGMKHDEPLFPDVVMFHGHAVAWVLGETLEAARLGAAAVEVELDELPSLITLREAIAADSFHGARPVMVTGDVDAGFADSAHVFTGELHFSDQEHFYLETHAALAYVDEAEQVFVQSSTQHPSETQEIVAHVLGLHSHEVTVQCLRMGGGFGGKEMQPHGFAAVAALGARLTGRPVRVRLNRTQDLTMSGKRHGFHARWRIGFDADGRIQALDATLTADGGWSLDLSEPVVARALCHIDNTYWIPHARVTGRIARTNKVSNTAFRGFGGPQGMLVIEDIMGRCAPLLGLDPAELRERNFYGRGQTTPYGQPVVQPERISAVWEQVKENGGIAARRREIAAFNAAHPHTKRALALTGLKFGISFNLTAFNQGGALVLIYKDGSVLINHGGTEMGQGLHTKMLQVAATTLGIPLRKVRLAPTRTDKVPNTSATAASAGTDLNGAAVKNACEQLRERLRQVAATQLGANASDVRIVEGVARALGSDRELAWDDLVRTAYFQRVQLSAAGFYRTEGLHWDAKTFHGSPFKYFAHGAAAAEVEVDGFTGAYRVRRVDIVHDVGDSLSPMIDIGQVEGGFVQGAGWLTLEDLRWDAGDGPNRGRLLTQAASTYKLPSFSEMPEEFHVTLLQNAGEEGAVYGSKAVGEPPLMLAFSVREALRQAAAAFGPAGTSVELASPATPEAVYWAIEAARRAGASPVRADVAEASIGA, translated from the coding sequence ATGAGCCAGTTGTCCGAACGCCCCGAGAAGTCCGTCGTCGGCCTCCCGCTGCCGCACGAGAGCGCGGTCCAGCACGTCACCGGCACCGCGCTCTACACCGACGACCTGATCCACCGCACCAAGGACGTGTTGCACGCCTACCCGGTCCAGGTCATGAAGGCCCACGGCCGGATCACCGCGCTGCGCACCGCGCCGGCGCTCGCCGTGCCCGGTGTGGTCCGGGTGCTGACCGGTGCCGACGTGCCCGGCGTCAACGACGCCGGGATGAAGCACGACGAGCCGCTCTTCCCCGACGTGGTCATGTTCCACGGGCACGCGGTCGCCTGGGTGCTGGGCGAGACGCTGGAGGCGGCCCGGCTCGGCGCGGCGGCCGTCGAGGTGGAACTCGACGAACTGCCCTCCCTGATCACGCTGCGGGAAGCGATCGCGGCCGACAGTTTCCACGGTGCCCGGCCCGTGATGGTGACGGGCGACGTCGACGCCGGCTTCGCCGACTCCGCGCACGTGTTCACCGGCGAGCTGCACTTCTCCGACCAGGAGCACTTCTACCTGGAGACCCACGCGGCACTGGCCTACGTCGACGAGGCCGAGCAGGTGTTCGTGCAGAGCAGCACCCAGCACCCCTCCGAGACCCAGGAGATCGTCGCCCATGTGCTCGGCCTGCACAGTCACGAGGTCACCGTGCAGTGCCTGCGGATGGGCGGCGGCTTCGGCGGCAAGGAGATGCAGCCGCACGGCTTCGCGGCCGTCGCCGCGCTCGGCGCCAGGCTGACCGGCCGGCCGGTCCGGGTGCGGCTCAACCGGACCCAGGACCTGACCATGTCCGGCAAGCGGCACGGCTTCCACGCCCGGTGGCGGATCGGCTTCGACGCCGACGGCCGCATCCAGGCCCTCGACGCCACCCTCACGGCGGACGGCGGCTGGAGCCTGGACCTGTCCGAGCCGGTGGTGGCCCGCGCGCTGTGCCACATCGACAACACGTACTGGATCCCCCACGCCCGCGTCACCGGCCGCATCGCCAGGACCAACAAGGTCTCCAACACCGCCTTCCGCGGCTTCGGCGGACCCCAGGGCATGCTGGTGATCGAGGACATCATGGGCCGGTGCGCGCCGCTGCTCGGCCTGGATCCGGCGGAGCTGCGGGAGCGCAACTTCTACGGGCGGGGGCAGACCACTCCGTACGGACAGCCGGTCGTCCAGCCGGAGCGGATCTCCGCCGTCTGGGAGCAGGTCAAGGAGAACGGCGGCATCGCCGCCCGCCGGCGCGAGATCGCCGCCTTCAACGCCGCGCACCCCCACACCAAGCGGGCCCTCGCGCTCACCGGCCTGAAGTTCGGCATCTCCTTCAACCTCACCGCCTTCAACCAGGGCGGCGCGCTGGTGCTGATCTACAAGGACGGCTCCGTCCTGATCAACCACGGCGGCACCGAGATGGGGCAGGGCCTGCACACCAAGATGCTCCAGGTGGCCGCGACCACGCTGGGCATCCCGCTGCGCAAGGTGCGCCTCGCCCCGACGCGTACCGACAAGGTGCCCAACACCTCCGCCACCGCCGCCAGCGCGGGGACGGACCTCAACGGCGCCGCCGTGAAGAACGCCTGCGAGCAGCTGCGCGAACGGCTGCGGCAGGTGGCGGCGACCCAGCTCGGTGCGAACGCCTCGGACGTGCGCATCGTCGAGGGCGTCGCGCGCGCCCTGGGCAGCGACAGGGAGCTGGCCTGGGACGACCTGGTGCGCACCGCGTACTTCCAGCGGGTGCAGCTGTCGGCGGCCGGTTTCTACCGGACCGAGGGGCTGCACTGGGACGCCAAGACGTTCCACGGCTCGCCGTTCAAGTACTTCGCCCACGGCGCCGCGGCGGCCGAGGTGGAGGTGGACGGGTTCACCGGCGCGTACCGCGTCCGGCGGGTGGACATCGTGCACGACGTCGGCGACAGCCTGTCCCCGATGATCGACATCGGTCAGGTCGAGGGCGGTTTCGTGCAGGGCGCGGGGTGGCTGACCCTGGAGGACCTGCGCTGGGACGCCGGTGACGGCCCGAACAGGGGCCGTCTCCTTACGCAGGCGGCGAGCACCTACAAGCTGCCGAGCTTCTCGGAGATGCCCGAGGAGTTCCACGTCACGCTGCTCCAGAACGCCGGCGAGGAGGGCGCGGTCTACGGCTCCAAGGCGGTGGGCGAGCCTCCGCTGATGCTGGCCTTCTCGGTACGGGAGGCGCTGCGGCAGGCCGCCGCCGCGTTCGGCCCGGCCGGGACCAGTGTCGAACTGGCCTCGCCGGCGACGCCGGAGGCGGTGTACTGGGCGATCGAGGCGGCCCGCCGGGCCGGCGCGTCCCCCGTCCGCGCCGATGTCGCGGAAGCGTCGATCGGTGCCTGA
- a CDS encoding NAD(P)/FAD-dependent oxidoreductase, whose protein sequence is MPHEETEVVVVGAGQAGVAMSEHLGAHGIPHLVLERHRIAERWRTERWDSLVANGPAWHDRFPGLEFTDIDPALTPDAFVPKERVADYLVAYAEKTGAPIRSGVEVTSVRRRAGRPGFRVETSQGTIDARFVVAATGPFQRPVIPPLVPDGAVPTQIHSSGYRNPEQLPGGAVLVVGAGSSGVQIADELRRSGRRVLLSVGPHDRPPRAYRGRDFCWWLGVLGTWDAQTPPQGAEHVTIAVSGAHGGHTVDFRDLAASGIELVGMTTSYADGVLRFAPDLAANIAFGDAKYLEFLRAADAYVERDGLDLPEEPEAHVLGPDPECVTRPRPELDLNEAGVTSIVWATGFATDYGWLDVDAFDENGRPDQRRGVSAEPGVYFLGLPWLSRRGSSFLWGVWHDARYVADHIARQRGYLAYAPTDRKN, encoded by the coding sequence ATGCCGCATGAAGAGACCGAAGTCGTCGTCGTCGGGGCGGGCCAGGCAGGCGTGGCCATGAGCGAGCACCTGGGCGCCCACGGCATCCCGCACCTCGTCCTGGAACGGCACCGGATCGCCGAGCGGTGGCGTACGGAACGCTGGGACTCCCTGGTGGCGAACGGGCCCGCGTGGCACGACCGCTTCCCGGGCCTCGAGTTCACGGATATCGATCCCGCCCTCACCCCCGACGCCTTCGTGCCGAAGGAGCGGGTCGCCGACTACCTCGTGGCGTACGCCGAGAAGACGGGCGCCCCGATCCGCAGCGGCGTCGAGGTGACCTCGGTGCGCAGGCGCGCCGGCCGGCCCGGCTTCCGCGTCGAGACCTCGCAGGGCACGATCGACGCGCGCTTCGTCGTCGCCGCCACCGGACCGTTCCAGCGGCCCGTGATCCCGCCGCTCGTGCCGGACGGCGCCGTCCCCACGCAGATCCACTCCAGTGGGTACCGCAACCCGGAGCAGCTGCCCGGGGGCGCCGTCCTCGTCGTCGGGGCCGGCTCCTCGGGGGTGCAGATCGCCGACGAACTGCGCCGGTCCGGGCGCCGGGTCCTCCTCTCCGTCGGCCCGCACGACCGTCCGCCCCGCGCGTACCGCGGGCGTGACTTCTGCTGGTGGCTCGGCGTGCTCGGGACCTGGGACGCGCAGACCCCGCCCCAGGGCGCCGAACACGTCACCATCGCGGTCAGCGGGGCGCACGGCGGCCACACCGTGGACTTCCGGGACCTCGCCGCGAGCGGCATCGAACTCGTCGGCATGACCACGTCCTACGCCGACGGCGTCCTGCGCTTCGCGCCGGACCTCGCCGCCAACATCGCCTTCGGCGACGCCAAGTACCTGGAATTCCTCCGGGCCGCCGACGCCTACGTCGAGCGCGACGGACTCGACCTCCCCGAGGAGCCGGAGGCCCACGTCCTCGGACCGGACCCGGAGTGCGTGACCCGCCCCCGCCCCGAGCTCGACCTGAACGAGGCCGGCGTCACCTCCATCGTGTGGGCGACGGGCTTCGCCACCGACTACGGCTGGCTCGACGTCGACGCGTTCGACGAGAACGGCCGCCCCGACCAGCGACGCGGAGTGTCCGCCGAACCCGGCGTCTACTTCCTGGGCCTGCCCTGGCTGTCCCGCCGCGGATCCAGCTTCCTCTGGGGCGTCTGGCACGACGCCCGGTACGTCGCCGACCACATCGCGAGGCAGCGCGGCTATCTCGCGTACGCACCCACCGACCGGAAGAACTGA
- a CDS encoding xanthine dehydrogenase small subunit, with amino-acid sequence MVAAHITVNGEEAPISPAPAHTTVLDFLRERGLTGTKEGCAEGECGACSILVARPGVDKPTDWVAVNACLVPVAALDGQEVVTSEGLATAGAPGTPPALHPVQEEMAVRGGSQCGYCTPGFVCSMAAEYYRPGRCAHADTDAAPGTDAEHGPNGFDLHALSGNLCRCTGYRPIRDAAFAVGTPTDEDPLARRREQAPPAPVATAYVQDDSAFLRKSTLPETLRLLRERPEAVVVAGSTDWGVEVNIRARRAGCVVAVDRLPELRELRVDSDSLEIGAALTLTEIERRLDGEVPLLAELFPQFASRLIRNGATLGGNLGTGSPIGDSPPALLALEASVVLADADGEREVPLAAYFTGYRQSVRRPDELIRSVRIPLPLSPVTAFHKIAKRRFDDISSVAVAFALDVEGGVVRKARIGLGGVAATPIRALATEAALEGRPWTAETVEAVAPVLRDEGTPMDDHRASAAYRSAMLGRSLLKLYTRTTEAVPS; translated from the coding sequence ATGGTAGCGGCGCACATCACCGTCAACGGAGAAGAAGCACCGATCTCACCGGCCCCGGCCCACACCACGGTGCTGGACTTCCTGCGCGAGCGGGGACTCACCGGCACCAAGGAGGGCTGCGCCGAGGGTGAATGCGGCGCCTGTTCGATCCTGGTGGCCCGCCCCGGCGTGGACAAGCCCACCGACTGGGTGGCGGTCAACGCCTGCCTGGTCCCGGTGGCGGCGCTCGACGGTCAGGAGGTCGTCACCTCCGAGGGCCTCGCCACCGCCGGCGCACCCGGCACGCCGCCCGCCCTGCACCCCGTGCAGGAGGAGATGGCGGTCCGCGGCGGCTCCCAATGCGGCTACTGCACACCGGGGTTCGTCTGCAGCATGGCGGCCGAGTACTACCGTCCCGGCCGCTGCGCGCACGCGGACACGGACGCGGCCCCGGGCACCGACGCCGAGCACGGCCCCAACGGTTTCGACCTGCACGCCCTGAGCGGAAACCTGTGCCGCTGTACGGGCTACCGCCCCATCCGCGACGCCGCCTTCGCCGTCGGCACGCCCACCGACGAAGATCCGCTGGCGCGGCGCCGCGAGCAGGCCCCGCCCGCACCGGTCGCCACCGCGTACGTCCAGGACGACAGCGCGTTCCTGCGGAAGAGCACCCTGCCCGAGACGCTGCGGCTGCTGCGCGAGCGGCCCGAGGCGGTGGTGGTGGCCGGCTCCACCGACTGGGGCGTGGAGGTCAACATCCGTGCCCGGCGGGCCGGTTGCGTGGTCGCCGTCGACCGGCTTCCCGAACTTCGGGAGCTGCGCGTCGATTCCGACTCCCTCGAGATCGGCGCGGCCCTGACCCTCACCGAGATCGAGCGCCGTCTCGACGGCGAAGTCCCGCTGCTCGCCGAACTGTTCCCCCAGTTCGCCTCCCGTCTCATCCGCAACGGCGCGACCCTCGGCGGCAACCTGGGCACCGGCTCCCCCATCGGCGACAGCCCGCCGGCGCTGCTCGCCCTTGAGGCGTCGGTGGTCCTCGCCGACGCCGACGGCGAGCGCGAGGTCCCCCTCGCCGCGTACTTCACCGGCTACCGGCAGAGCGTGCGCCGCCCCGACGAGCTGATCCGCTCGGTGCGGATCCCGCTGCCCCTGTCGCCGGTCACGGCCTTCCACAAGATCGCCAAGCGGCGCTTCGACGACATCTCCAGCGTGGCCGTCGCCTTCGCGCTCGACGTCGAGGGCGGGGTCGTCCGCAAGGCGCGGATCGGCCTGGGCGGCGTCGCCGCCACCCCGATCCGCGCCCTCGCCACCGAGGCGGCCCTGGAGGGCAGGCCGTGGACGGCGGAGACCGTCGAGGCCGTGGCGCCGGTGCTGCGGGACGAGGGCACGCCGATGGACGACCACCGGGCCAGCGCCGCCTACCGCTCCGCGATGCTCGGCCGGAGCCTGCTGAAGCTGTACACGCGAACCACCGAGGCGGTGCCGTCATGA